Proteins found in one Desulfovibrio psychrotolerans genomic segment:
- a CDS encoding Fic/DOC family protein, giving the protein MTDRYAHRDGYTYPDSPVLRNKAGHTDQGALDKFERLSVTNRMVEDPPAGNFDYLHLKAIHHHLFQDVYDWAGEERNVSISKGQTRFATPCFINQAVTELFNRLANEDHLRTAPPELFVERAAYYALELNVAHPFREGNGRAIRYFLSLLAQNADYEIDEEVLKGGWLEACTKGMLDDGLLMRNVLAHALIILED; this is encoded by the coding sequence ATGACAGATCGCTACGCACATAGGGACGGATATACCTATCCGGACTCTCCCGTCCTCCGGAACAAGGCAGGCCATACGGACCAAGGGGCGCTTGACAAATTTGAGCGCCTTTCTGTTACCAACCGCATGGTTGAAGATCCCCCTGCGGGAAATTTTGACTACCTCCACCTAAAGGCCATACACCATCACCTGTTTCAGGATGTCTATGATTGGGCAGGCGAAGAACGAAACGTTTCCATATCCAAAGGCCAAACCCGATTCGCCACACCATGCTTTATCAACCAAGCAGTAACAGAGCTTTTCAACCGTCTGGCCAACGAAGACCATCTGCGAACGGCCCCGCCAGAACTTTTCGTAGAGAGAGCTGCCTATTACGCACTTGAATTGAACGTTGCCCATCCTTTTCGCGAAGGAAATGGTCGTGCAATACGCTACTTCCTTTCCCTGCTCGCCCAAAATGCAGACTACGAAATCGACGAAGAAGTACTCAAGGGAGGCTGGCTGGAAGCATGCACCAAGGGCATGTTGGACGACGGACTCCTCATGCGCAACGTCTTGGCCCATGCCCTCATAATTCTTGAAGACTAG
- a CDS encoding alpha/beta fold hydrolase, producing the protein MKLSDLRLDLPAHRREQNGEAARDGATLEEMIRAVVERYPDRAALADEAASLRFSELDGLSAAVARFIVHMDYGSEAAVGVLCRRGALFLAAAFGVLRAGAVYVPVEREQPLARQEAMLRPARLIITDSHCLREAEYLRYRLPGIAHVLCIDVPEVSQCVEKGTELASTAFWEHVAQAGSDGAWKSVFDAAPLGGEVLHALADNVLGKSGIAGMRQKRVLDIGSGSGVVARTLMGASDCYTAVELARNELDRIGLWKADVPVRTHQMDALDISFLEGEEFDLIALHGVVENFPGYAYLRRVLDAAVQMLSDEGVLFVGSVWDMDRRDALRDALKAHALASGSNSGLLRLDAAAELFVPGRFFAEWAAESPVPVEIAITGIDVGNAELAEYRYDVVIRKNPAVVQAAGRCRFGTEYMYSLAAAELPVCAPEQAAYIVYTSGSTGVPKGVVVEHRHLLHILRALREFAQGCGKVALVAPLSFDASVQQLAVSIFCGNTLYVMSDAERKSPELFHACLVRNGIDLCDMTPAFFNVLVEYLFERKLALPVRRILLAGEILRPDTIRKFYGIAGNEGVVLFNVYGPTECTVDSSAFRIDFSNYRAFSSYPIGRALQGVDITIRDRDGRVLPDSVTGEIWISGAGVCRGYLPGSGGDGAFVTAGDERCYRTGDNGFMKDGLLFYVGREDQQVKIRGNRVEVGEVENAVAGFPGVRQVAVVAGAFRSGGEKSLAAYVVGEVDTAALRSYLEVQLPSYCVPEYYVPMVELPFSMNRKVDRKGLPSPVGRHVATGGRRPEGEVEEKLAGMWKRLLGVDVADAEVSFFNLGGHSILAIRLIAMIEKEMGVHLTVNELFAHPTIAQLAGLFRGKAQANDSPVIRLCHKEGGKNLFLFHPVGGSVFCYSGLASLLGHEYTVYAVEAAGFRPERTALNTELHRVEDLAAYYLEEILKVETRDIVFGGWSFGGLLAYEAACLYERMGYGAGPVLILDTVADSSQSRKIAAKDDVELLKTLLQESFGFDEQVLRSLPREGKLAYLVECGEREGLLPAGFSAVQMDNLLQTYRINTIAVARYTSPTPTDKRILLVRALDFSGNAQIVPDDDYQGWSRFLRKENIDLRWTEGTHETMLAPGLVDGVAKHILEYLG; encoded by the coding sequence ATGAAGCTTTCCGACCTCAGGCTCGACTTGCCCGCACACCGCAGAGAGCAGAACGGGGAGGCCGCGCGGGACGGTGCCACCCTAGAGGAAATGATCCGCGCTGTGGTGGAGCGGTATCCGGACCGTGCGGCACTGGCGGACGAGGCTGCATCGTTGCGGTTTTCGGAACTGGATGGCCTTTCTGCTGCCGTGGCCCGGTTCATAGTGCATATGGACTATGGCAGCGAGGCGGCGGTGGGAGTGCTTTGCAGGCGCGGGGCATTGTTTCTTGCCGCAGCCTTTGGGGTGCTGCGGGCGGGAGCGGTGTATGTGCCGGTGGAACGCGAGCAGCCGCTGGCCCGACAGGAAGCCATGCTCAGGCCCGCGCGCCTGATCATAACCGACAGCCATTGCCTGCGGGAGGCGGAGTATCTGCGGTATCGGCTTCCCGGCATTGCGCATGTGCTGTGCATAGACGTGCCAGAGGTTTCGCAGTGCGTGGAGAAGGGAACCGAGCTTGCGAGCACAGCATTCTGGGAGCACGTTGCGCAGGCGGGCAGCGATGGGGCGTGGAAGAGCGTGTTTGACGCCGCCCCGCTGGGCGGGGAGGTGCTGCACGCGCTGGCAGACAATGTGCTGGGCAAGAGCGGCATTGCCGGAATGCGGCAAAAGCGGGTGCTGGATATCGGAAGCGGCTCGGGTGTTGTGGCACGCACGCTCATGGGCGCATCGGACTGCTACACGGCTGTTGAACTGGCGCGGAACGAGCTGGACCGCATAGGGCTTTGGAAGGCGGACGTGCCGGTGCGGACGCATCAGATGGACGCGCTGGATATCTCTTTTCTGGAAGGGGAGGAGTTTGACCTTATTGCGCTGCACGGGGTGGTGGAGAATTTTCCGGGGTATGCCTATCTGCGCCGTGTGTTGGATGCCGCCGTGCAGATGCTCTCTGACGAGGGGGTGCTGTTTGTTGGGAGCGTATGGGACATGGACAGGCGGGATGCGTTGCGTGACGCGCTGAAGGCCCATGCCCTTGCATCCGGCAGCAACAGCGGGCTGCTGCGTTTGGATGCCGCCGCTGAGCTGTTTGTACCCGGCCGGTTTTTCGCGGAGTGGGCGGCGGAATCGCCTGTTCCCGTGGAGATTGCCATAACGGGCATTGACGTGGGCAATGCGGAACTGGCGGAGTATCGCTATGACGTTGTTATCCGCAAGAATCCTGCGGTGGTGCAGGCAGCCGGGAGGTGCCGGTTCGGCACGGAGTATATGTATTCGCTCGCTGCTGCGGAACTGCCCGTTTGTGCCCCGGAACAGGCGGCGTACATTGTGTATACCAGCGGCTCCACAGGTGTTCCCAAGGGGGTTGTGGTGGAGCATCGGCATCTTCTGCATATCCTGCGGGCGTTGCGGGAGTTTGCGCAGGGGTGCGGAAAGGTTGCGCTGGTTGCTCCTCTTTCTTTTGATGCGTCCGTGCAGCAGCTTGCGGTATCCATCTTTTGCGGCAATACGCTGTATGTGATGTCTGATGCGGAGCGGAAAAGCCCGGAGCTTTTTCATGCCTGCCTTGTGCGCAACGGCATAGACCTGTGTGATATGACCCCGGCGTTCTTCAATGTGCTGGTGGAGTATCTTTTTGAACGCAAGCTGGCGCTGCCTGTCAGACGGATACTGCTGGCGGGGGAGATTCTCAGGCCGGATACCATACGCAAGTTTTACGGTATTGCGGGGAATGAGGGGGTGGTGCTGTTTAATGTGTACGGGCCTACGGAGTGCACGGTGGACAGCAGCGCGTTTCGCATAGATTTCAGCAATTACAGGGCGTTTTCATCGTATCCCATCGGCCGGGCATTGCAGGGGGTGGATATTACCATCCGTGACAGGGATGGCCGCGTGCTGCCGGATTCCGTGACGGGCGAGATCTGGATTTCGGGAGCGGGGGTTTGCAGAGGATATCTGCCCGGAAGCGGGGGCGATGGTGCCTTTGTGACTGCCGGGGATGAGCGCTGCTACCGCACGGGCGACAACGGGTTTATGAAGGATGGTCTGCTCTTTTATGTGGGGCGCGAGGACCAGCAGGTGAAGATTCGGGGTAACCGGGTTGAGGTGGGCGAGGTGGAAAACGCCGTTGCCGGTTTTCCCGGCGTGCGGCAGGTGGCGGTGGTGGCGGGGGCTTTTCGCAGCGGAGGGGAGAAGAGTCTGGCTGCCTATGTGGTGGGGGAGGTGGATACGGCGGCGTTGCGGAGTTATCTGGAAGTGCAGCTGCCTTCGTACTGCGTGCCCGAGTATTATGTTCCCATGGTGGAGCTTCCCTTCTCCATGAACCGCAAGGTGGACAGGAAGGGGCTGCCTTCGCCGGTGGGGCGGCATGTTGCCACAGGGGGCCGCAGGCCGGAGGGAGAGGTTGAGGAGAAGCTGGCAGGGATGTGGAAGCGGCTGCTCGGAGTGGATGTGGCCGATGCGGAGGTAAGCTTTTTCAATCTGGGCGGGCACAGCATTCTGGCCATACGCCTGATTGCCATGATCGAGAAGGAGATGGGGGTTCATCTTACGGTGAATGAGCTTTTTGCGCACCCCACCATAGCGCAGCTTGCCGGATTGTTCCGGGGCAAGGCGCAGGCGAATGACAGCCCGGTTATACGACTCTGCCATAAGGAAGGCGGGAAGAATCTGTTTCTGTTCCATCCGGTGGGGGGGAGCGTGTTCTGCTACAGCGGCCTTGCGAGTCTGCTGGGCCATGAATACACCGTGTACGCGGTGGAGGCGGCGGGGTTCAGGCCGGAGAGAACGGCCCTGAACACGGAACTGCACCGGGTGGAGGATCTGGCGGCTTATTATCTGGAAGAGATACTCAAGGTGGAGACGCGCGATATCGTCTTCGGGGGCTGGAGCTTCGGGGGGCTGCTGGCGTATGAGGCCGCCTGCCTCTATGAGCGGATGGGGTATGGAGCGGGGCCTGTGCTTATTCTTGATACCGTGGCGGATAGCAGCCAAAGCCGGAAGATAGCGGCCAAGGATGATGTGGAATTGCTGAAGACGCTGTTGCAGGAATCGTTCGGGTTTGACGAGCAGGTTTTGCGTTCGTTGCCGCGCGAAGGGAAGCTGGCATACCTTGTGGAGTGCGGTGAAAGGGAAGGGCTGCTTCCTGCCGGGTTCAGCGCCGTGCAGATGGATAACCTGTTGCAGACTTACCGCATCAACACCATTGCCGTTGCCCGGTATACCTCGCCTACGCCCACTGACAAGCGCATATTGCTTGTGCGTGCGCTGGATTTTTCAGGCAACGCCCAGATTGTGCCCGATGACGACTATCAGGGCTGGAGCCGTTTTCTGCGCAAGGAGAACATTGACCTGCGATGGACGGAAGGAACCCACGAAACCATGCTCGCGCCGGGGCTTGTGGATGGGGTGGCCAAGCATATTCTGGAGTATTTGGGGTAG